One Algibacter sp. L3A6 genomic region harbors:
- a CDS encoding CDP-alcohol phosphatidyltransferase family protein, with the protein MKKHIPNAITLLNLLSGCIAVILAVNDDFVAAALFVFLGIFFDFFDGLAARKLNVSSPLGLQLDSLADMVTSGLVPGIIMYKLLMLATGGFVDYSEASHWQEHSSWIGTELQILPLMGLLVTLGSAYRLAKFNIDEDQQTYFKGLPTPANALLILSLPLILEFQNSDLINSIILNKWFLIGLTLLSCYILNANIKLFALKFKNYGFKDNVMRYIFLILCVVLLIVLQFAAIPLIIILYIFLSVIDNLNSK; encoded by the coding sequence ATGAAGAAACACATACCTAATGCCATTACGCTTTTAAATTTGTTAAGCGGATGTATTGCTGTTATTTTAGCGGTAAATGATGATTTTGTTGCAGCAGCATTATTTGTGTTTTTAGGCATATTTTTCGATTTCTTTGATGGTCTTGCAGCAAGAAAACTAAATGTATCTAGCCCATTGGGATTACAGTTAGATTCTCTGGCAGATATGGTAACCAGTGGTTTGGTTCCTGGAATTATAATGTATAAACTATTAATGTTAGCTACGGGTGGTTTTGTAGATTATTCTGAAGCTTCGCATTGGCAAGAGCATTCTAGTTGGATTGGTACTGAATTGCAAATTTTGCCATTAATGGGATTGTTGGTCACTTTAGGATCGGCATATCGATTAGCAAAATTTAATATTGATGAAGATCAACAAACCTACTTTAAAGGCTTGCCAACACCTGCAAATGCACTTTTAATACTGTCGTTACCTCTTATTCTAGAATTTCAAAATAGTGACCTTATAAACTCTATTATTTTGAATAAATGGTTTTTAATAGGCCTTACGCTACTAAGTTGCTACATATTAAATGCCAATATAAAATTATTCGCCTTAAAATTTAAAAATTATGGTTTTAAGGATAATGTAATGCGCTATATTTTTCTAATTTTGTGCGTTGTACTTTTAATTGTTTTACAGTTTGCAGCCATACCTTTAATAATAATTCTTTATATATTTTTATCTGTTATAGATAATTTAAACTCCAAATAA
- a CDS encoding PorV/PorQ family protein: MKLNLTTLFFILSISVFSQTVRKYSNEFMNIGVDAAALGMSSAVTSHSADVNSGYWNPAGLLKLEDNQLSLMHSSYFANIANYDYAAYAMPLDDRSAIGISLIRFAVDDILNTTQLIDDQGNINYDRISLFSTADYGLTFSYARALPVQGLNYGINAKVIRRVIGDFASSWGFGFDLGVQFETENDWKFGVMARDITTTFNSWAIDEEEFATVQDAVEGQNQELPETTEITIPKLQIGISKLVDFNYDYTLLTAVNLNVRFEENNDIISSSVASINPALGFEFGYIDMVYLRAGMGNFQNELQLDNTEQLSFQPSFGVGFKYNGIQVDYAFTDIGDQSVALYSNVFSLKIDLSVFR; the protein is encoded by the coding sequence TTGAAACTTAACCTGACCACCTTATTCTTTATATTATCTATTTCGGTATTTAGCCAAACGGTTAGAAAATACTCGAACGAATTTATGAATATTGGTGTAGATGCGGCGGCATTAGGTATGAGTAGCGCCGTAACTTCGCATTCTGCCGATGTTAATTCTGGGTACTGGAATCCGGCAGGACTTTTAAAGCTAGAAGACAATCAACTTTCATTAATGCACTCGAGCTACTTTGCAAATATTGCGAATTACGATTATGCGGCTTATGCCATGCCTTTAGACGATAGAAGTGCCATTGGAATCTCGTTAATACGATTTGCTGTTGACGATATTTTGAACACCACACAATTAATTGACGATCAGGGCAATATTAACTACGACAGAATTAGCTTATTTTCTACAGCGGATTATGGATTAACATTTTCTTACGCTAGAGCATTGCCTGTACAAGGCTTAAATTATGGTATAAATGCTAAAGTGATCCGTCGTGTTATTGGTGATTTTGCATCTTCATGGGGTTTTGGATTCGATTTAGGTGTTCAGTTTGAAACCGAAAACGATTGGAAATTTGGTGTTATGGCTCGCGATATCACCACAACGTTTAATTCTTGGGCCATTGATGAAGAAGAATTTGCAACCGTGCAAGATGCTGTTGAAGGACAGAACCAAGAGTTACCTGAAACTACCGAAATTACCATTCCTAAATTACAAATAGGAATTTCTAAACTTGTAGATTTTAATTACGATTATACCTTATTAACAGCTGTAAACCTGAATGTGAGGTTTGAAGAAAATAATGATATTATTTCGTCTTCTGTAGCGAGTATCAATCCTGCATTAGGTTTTGAATTTGGCTATATCGATATGGTATATTTACGTGCCGGAATGGGGAATTTTCAGAATGAATTACAGCTCGATAATACGGAGCAACTTAGCTTTCAACCTAGTTTTGGTGTTGGTTTCAAATACAACGGCATTCAGGTAGATTATGCTTTTACCGATATTGGCGACCAAAGTGTTGCGCTTTACTCTAATGTGTTTTCGTTAAAAATTGACTTAAGCGTTTTTAGATAA
- a CDS encoding DUF4105 domain-containing protein, with the protein MKKIYFLLILLFSFEAIQAQEHLLSENAEISVLTVGPGNELNDAFGHSAFRIKDASRGLDVVYGYGEYDFDSPNFYLKFAQGQLNYLISKTDFNRFYQVYMYYNRSIKAQVLNLSQVEKQKLYDFLINNYKPENRRYLYEFFFDNCATKIKEVTNTSVNNSITFNKPKDFEDATFRTLIYQNVKKNSWGSFGIDLALGSVIDRQATPEEHMFLPENIYRFFEVATIGDGNKPLVSQNHILFNKKEKHVSTSFLTSPLFIIGLIGCFIIFITYKDYKNGKRSNWLDVSLFSITGIIGVVILLLWFATDHTGTHQNYNLLWAFVLNIFVIGQLFRKTPSAWFTKYLKFLVIMLCLLTLHWCIGVQVFAIGLIPLLVALFIRYLYIIKYYNRK; encoded by the coding sequence ATGAAAAAAATATATTTTCTACTTATACTTTTATTTTCGTTTGAAGCTATACAAGCTCAAGAGCATTTGCTGTCTGAAAATGCCGAAATAAGTGTACTTACCGTTGGCCCAGGAAACGAATTAAATGATGCTTTTGGACATAGTGCCTTTAGAATAAAAGATGCTTCTCGCGGCTTAGATGTGGTTTACGGTTATGGCGAATACGACTTTGATTCTCCTAATTTTTATTTAAAATTTGCTCAAGGTCAGCTTAATTATTTAATTAGTAAAACAGACTTTAATAGGTTTTACCAGGTTTACATGTACTATAATCGAAGTATAAAAGCACAGGTTTTAAATTTATCTCAAGTTGAAAAACAAAAACTTTACGATTTTCTAATTAACAATTACAAACCAGAAAACCGTAGATATCTTTACGAATTCTTTTTTGATAATTGCGCTACAAAAATAAAAGAAGTCACTAATACCTCAGTAAACAATAGCATAACTTTTAACAAACCAAAAGATTTTGAAGATGCTACTTTTAGAACATTAATTTACCAAAATGTGAAGAAAAATTCATGGGGAAGTTTTGGTATAGATTTAGCCTTAGGTTCTGTAATTGATAGACAAGCCACTCCTGAAGAACACATGTTTTTACCAGAAAACATCTATCGTTTTTTTGAGGTTGCAACTATTGGAGATGGAAACAAACCTTTAGTGTCTCAAAACCATATTTTATTTAATAAGAAGGAAAAACATGTATCGACTTCATTTTTAACAAGTCCGTTATTTATAATTGGCCTTATTGGATGTTTTATAATTTTTATCACGTATAAAGATTATAAAAATGGAAAGCGTAGTAATTGGTTAGATGTTAGTTTATTTTCTATCACAGGTATTATTGGTGTCGTTATTTTACTACTTTGGTTTGCGACCGACCACACAGGAACACATCAAAACTACAACCTACTTTGGGCATTTGTTTTAAACATTTTTGTAATCGGACAACTTTTTAGAAAAACGCCAAGCGCTTGGTTTACTAAATACTTAAAATTCTTAGTGATTATGCTGTGCCTGCTCACCCTACATTGGTGTATTGGGGTGCAAGTATTTGCTATTGGATTAATCCCGCTATTAGTAGCCTTATTTATTCGCTACTTATACATAATAAAATACTATAACAGAAAGTAA
- a CDS encoding sugar transferase, protein MFKSSIHFDISERKVLLRIIDVFAVLVILYTVGNFFDFNYFIINKENWKWVFVLVLYMSIFGTIFELYDLQKSSKLDKTFANIVFTASTTVLFYFLTPLFTPVLPDNRLQILYFYFSIVSALFVWRWFYVTFITSPRFHKKALIVGEISSIQSIVEAFKNSDPNYKIIGFINCETKQVDNIKFTGAREFSPTEIHQVIKDENISEIVIASYDSDSITPEIYRDLITLLERGFPIKEYTQAYEEMTQRVPVQFVGKDFYKYFPFSRSNHNKLYLFFRRVFDIAISVIGLIVSLVFLPLIFIGNLIGNRGSLFYTQKRIGKNGVPFQIIKYRSMVEDAEKDGAVWAQKNDARITPFGKFLRHSRLDEIPQFINILKGEMSLIGPRPERPRFVSELSNLLPFYETRHIVKPGLTGWAQVKTRYGSSVDDSLLKLQYDLYYIKHRSFFLDINILVKTISTMIFLRGQ, encoded by the coding sequence ATGTTTAAAAGTAGCATCCATTTCGATATTTCGGAGCGTAAAGTTCTTTTGCGAATCATAGACGTTTTTGCGGTGCTTGTTATTTTATATACTGTTGGTAATTTTTTCGATTTTAATTATTTTATCATCAATAAAGAAAATTGGAAATGGGTATTTGTACTCGTTTTATACATGTCTATATTTGGGACTATTTTTGAACTCTACGATTTACAAAAGTCTAGTAAGCTAGATAAAACATTTGCTAATATTGTTTTTACGGCATCGACTACCGTGTTGTTTTATTTTCTAACACCACTTTTTACACCAGTTTTACCAGATAATAGGTTACAGATTTTGTATTTTTATTTTTCTATTGTGTCGGCATTGTTTGTCTGGAGATGGTTTTATGTTACTTTTATAACGTCGCCTAGATTTCATAAAAAAGCTTTAATTGTAGGCGAAATCTCAAGTATTCAATCTATAGTTGAAGCTTTTAAAAATTCCGATCCTAATTACAAAATCATTGGTTTTATTAATTGTGAAACAAAACAAGTTGATAATATAAAATTTACAGGAGCAAGAGAATTTAGTCCAACTGAAATTCATCAGGTTATTAAGGATGAAAATATATCAGAAATTGTAATTGCTAGTTATGATTCGGATTCTATAACACCAGAAATCTATCGTGATTTAATTACCTTATTAGAACGCGGTTTTCCTATAAAAGAATATACACAAGCTTACGAGGAAATGACTCAACGTGTTCCTGTTCAATTTGTAGGTAAGGATTTTTACAAGTATTTCCCTTTTAGCCGAAGTAATCACAATAAGTTGTATTTGTTTTTTAGAAGAGTATTCGATATTGCAATTTCGGTAATCGGTTTGATTGTTAGTTTGGTTTTTCTGCCTTTAATTTTTATTGGGAATTTAATAGGAAATAGAGGTTCACTTTTTTATACGCAAAAACGAATTGGTAAAAATGGAGTGCCTTTTCAGATTATAAAATATAGAAGTATGGTAGAAGATGCTGAAAAGGATGGTGCAGTTTGGGCTCAAAAAAACGACGCCAGAATAACACCGTTTGGTAAGTTTTTGAGGCATTCTAGATTAGATGAAATCCCTCAGTTTATCAATATTTTAAAAGGAGAAATGAGTTTAATTGGGCCAAGGCCTGAGCGTCCTCGTTTTGTGTCAGAGTTATCTAATTTATTACCGTTTTATGAAACTCGACATATTGTAAAACCAGGACTTACAGGTTGGGCACAAGTGAAAACGAGATATGGTAGTTCGGTAGACGATAGTTTGCTTAAACTTCAATACGATCTTTACTACATTAAGCATCGTAGTTTTTTCTTAGATATTAATATACTAGTAAAAACAATAAGCACTATGATATTCCTTAGAGGGCAATAA
- a CDS encoding glycosyltransferase family 4 protein codes for MKKIFYIGNKLSEKGKTESTIDTLEADLKSLGFQVNSVSSYRSIILRFLDMLWAVFKHRKTVDYVLIDTYSTLNFYYAYFVSQLCRCFKISYIPILHGGELPKRLLKSPKLSKAVFKHAFKNVAPSLYLKSHFEANNYNNIVYIPNSIKIEDYKFQKKPYESIKLLWVRSFSEIYNPTLAIHILKALKNENIDAELCMIGPEKDGSLESTKSLAKSLNVEVEFTGLLSKNDWHKKAEGFNVFINTTTIDNTPVSVIEAMALGLPVVSTNVGGMPFLIDSNKDGVLVESNNVEAFVSAIKVLISDVNKAQEMANQARQKVEGYAWSKVKHQWYNLLS; via the coding sequence ATGAAAAAAATCTTCTACATAGGAAACAAATTATCGGAAAAAGGTAAAACAGAATCTACAATTGATACTTTAGAAGCTGACCTAAAAAGTTTGGGTTTTCAAGTTAATTCTGTTTCAAGCTATAGGTCTATAATACTTCGTTTTCTCGATATGCTTTGGGCTGTTTTTAAACATAGGAAAACAGTCGATTATGTATTAATCGATACTTATAGTACCTTAAATTTTTATTATGCCTATTTTGTTAGTCAGCTTTGTAGATGTTTCAAAATAAGCTATATACCCATATTACACGGAGGCGAATTGCCTAAACGGTTATTGAAATCACCTAAATTATCGAAAGCCGTATTTAAACATGCATTTAAAAATGTGGCGCCATCGTTATACTTAAAATCTCATTTTGAGGCCAATAATTATAATAATATAGTTTACATCCCGAACTCAATAAAAATAGAAGATTATAAATTTCAAAAGAAACCCTATGAATCAATAAAATTATTGTGGGTACGTTCTTTTTCGGAAATATACAACCCGACTTTAGCAATTCATATTTTAAAAGCTCTAAAAAATGAAAATATAGACGCTGAGTTGTGCATGATTGGTCCTGAGAAAGATGGAAGTTTAGAATCGACAAAATCATTAGCAAAAAGTTTGAATGTAGAAGTTGAGTTTACAGGCTTATTGTCTAAAAATGATTGGCATAAAAAAGCAGAAGGTTTTAATGTTTTTATAAACACCACTACCATTGATAATACACCGGTAAGTGTTATCGAAGCTATGGCTTTAGGCTTACCTGTAGTTTCTACAAATGTGGGAGGGATGCCGTTTTTAATAGATAGTAATAAAGACGGGGTGCTTGTCGAATCTAATAACGTTGAGGCTTTTGTATCTGCTATAAAAGTGTTAATTTCCGACGTTAATAAAGCCCAAGAGATGGCAAACCAGGCAAGACAAAAAGTAGAGGGCTATGCTTGGAGTAAAGTTAAGCACCAATGGTATAATCTCTTAAGTTAA
- a CDS encoding O-antigen ligase family protein, whose product MQNNYLKLLGIHVLIGALIYLLRPLGNLYFYGIFIYFLIRIISAKKQLKTFEIVRACAYVLGAEVILRMTNSGPFYEASKYMVIVFSVFGLFYNGFNKKATPYLLYICLMIPSIYVSLYLLEVDQNIRKAIAFNLSGPVTLGVSSLFCFGLKVTRKQLESIVNFILFPLVSTLVYVFMYNPDVSAVSTGTGSNFAASGGFGPNQMATVLGLGFFLMTVRFFYFSKSKIFRYLDLIFVLLFAFRAIVTFSRGGVFTAIFMIVAFIFILYKVMDKRNKSKMRLSIMLFLIIGIVTWGISASQTNGMIEKRYANENAAGQEKNDVTTGRGTLFLLEFEEFIDSPFFGIGVGRAKEIRFQKTGIHAASHNEVSRIVAEHGLFGVLAFLVLLLVPLFFRIGDRSNVLFYSFYLFWLLTINHSAMRIAAPAFIYALSLLHIVDEKNLLHRKQIIGKR is encoded by the coding sequence ATGCAAAATAATTATTTAAAACTTTTAGGGATACACGTTTTAATAGGTGCTTTGATTTACCTCTTAAGACCTTTGGGTAATCTTTATTTTTATGGAATTTTTATTTATTTTTTAATTAGAATTATTAGTGCCAAAAAGCAATTAAAAACATTTGAGATTGTTAGAGCTTGTGCTTATGTTTTGGGAGCTGAGGTTATTTTACGAATGACTAACAGTGGGCCTTTTTATGAGGCTAGTAAATATATGGTTATAGTTTTTTCTGTTTTTGGTTTGTTTTATAATGGATTTAATAAAAAAGCGACACCTTATTTATTATATATATGTCTTATGATTCCGAGTATTTATGTCTCTTTGTATCTCTTGGAAGTTGATCAGAACATTAGAAAGGCAATTGCTTTTAACTTAAGTGGTCCAGTTACTTTAGGTGTTTCATCCTTATTTTGTTTTGGATTAAAAGTTACAAGAAAACAACTGGAGTCCATAGTTAATTTTATCTTATTTCCTTTAGTAAGTACACTTGTTTATGTTTTTATGTATAATCCAGATGTATCTGCAGTATCAACGGGTACGGGGTCAAACTTTGCGGCTTCTGGAGGATTTGGACCTAATCAAATGGCGACCGTTTTAGGTTTAGGTTTTTTCTTAATGACTGTTCGTTTTTTTTATTTTAGTAAAAGTAAAATTTTTCGATATTTAGATTTGATATTTGTATTGTTATTTGCTTTTAGGGCTATTGTTACGTTTAGTCGAGGAGGTGTATTTACTGCGATTTTTATGATTGTTGCGTTTATATTCATTCTATACAAAGTGATGGATAAAAGAAATAAAAGTAAAATGCGTCTATCTATAATGTTGTTCTTAATAATAGGCATTGTTACATGGGGTATTTCGGCTAGTCAAACAAATGGTATGATCGAAAAACGCTATGCTAATGAAAATGCAGCAGGACAAGAAAAAAACGACGTTACTACGGGTAGAGGTACTCTCTTTTTATTAGAATTTGAAGAGTTTATAGATAGCCCGTTTTTTGGTATTGGGGTTGGTAGAGCTAAAGAAATTAGATTTCAAAAAACAGGCATTCATGCGGCATCACACAACGAAGTTAGTCGTATTGTTGCAGAGCACGGTTTATTTGGAGTTTTAGCATTTTTGGTATTGCTATTGGTACCATTATTTTTTAGAATAGGTGACCGAAGTAATGTGTTATTTTATTCTTTTTATCTATTTTGGCTACTCACTATAAATCATTCAGCTATGCGTATTGCAGCGCCTGCATTTATTTATGCTTTAAGTTTATTACATATTGTTGATGAAAAAAATCTTCTACATAGGAAACAAATTATCGGAAAAAGGTAA